CTTCGGAAAATAGTGTGGATGCCCTTTCCGTGAAACCGGGCGATGTGATCCAGTCCTATAGCGGAAAAACCATCGAAGTGATCGACACCGATGCCGAAGGCCGGCTGGTATTGGCTGACGGGCTTTCCTATATGGTAAAAAATTACGATCCAGAGGTAATGATCGACCTGGCCACTCTTACCGGCAGCGCCGTCAGAACTTTTGGATACCATGCCGCGGCCCTGTTTACCAATGATGATCAACTCGCGGCAAAACTAAGCGAAGCAGGCAAACAAACCGGGGAGCAGGTCTGGCAACTTCCCATGTGGGATGTTTACAAAGACGATATCAAATCCGATGTGGCTGATGTGAAAAATTTTAGCGGCAGTCCACTGGCCGGCGCTATTGGTGCCGCCAAATTCCTCGAGGCCTTTATCGGTGAGCATGCCCACTGGGCACACCTGGATATAGCCGGGGTCGCTTTTGGAGGGTCGGAATTTTCTGCTCAAAAAAGTGCCACGGCTTTCGGCATTAGATTACTTTTACAATATATTGAGGGGCTGATTGAAGCATAAAGAATGATTATTGATCATTGAAAACGAAAAACATGCCAAATAACAAGACTTTTCTTTGTATCTCCTTTTACTTCAAAGGAGTGGAATTCCTCAAGGGTTGTAAAGATGCAGGCAACAATGTTTACCTGCTCACCAAAAAAAGCCTGGAGCCTTTGTGGCCCCGCGAATTCCTCGATGATATTTTTTTCATGGATACGGAATTCAATACGCCCGAAAACTTTACCAATATGGCCAAAGGGCTGGCGTGGCTGATGCGTAACAAAAAAATTGACAGGATCGTCGCCCTCGATGATTTTGATGTGGAAAAGGCTGCTTACCTGAGGGAAGAATTTCGTATCCCGGGCATGGGACAAACGACGGCCAGGCATTTTCGTGATAAACTGGCCATGCGGATAAAAGCCAAAGACGCCGGGATCCCGGTGCCTCCTTTCACCGCTCTTTTTCACGATGAAGAGATCAATGCGTTTGCCGAAACCATTCCGGCTCCGTGGATCATCAAACCCCGGGCAGAAGCTTCCGCAACGGGCATGAAAAAAGTGCATAATGCTCCCGAACTGTGGGAAACCATACATGGCCTGGGCGACAAACGTCATCACTACCTTGTCGAACAATTTAAACCAGGAGCCGTTTACCACAGCGACGCTATTAGCGCGGAAGGGAAAGTGGTCTTTTGCCGGATTTCCCAATATCTCGACACGCCTTTTGAGGTAGCCCACGGAGGAGGAATTTTCAGATCAGTCACCGTAGAGTTTGGCAGCAAAGACGACAAGGCGCTCCAGAAGCTTACCGCAGACGTGATGAAGGCATTCGGTATGCAATACAGTGCCTCTCATACCGAATTTATCAGATCGGTCGATGATGGGAAATTCTACTTCCTCGAAACAGCCTCCCGCGTCGGGGGAGCCAACCTCGCAGAAATGGTAGAAGCTTCTTCGGGCCTGAATC
This sequence is a window from Lewinellaceae bacterium. Protein-coding genes within it:
- a CDS encoding ATPase yields the protein MPNNKTFLCISFYFKGVEFLKGCKDAGNNVYLLTKKSLEPLWPREFLDDIFFMDTEFNTPENFTNMAKGLAWLMRNKKIDRIVALDDFDVEKAAYLREEFRIPGMGQTTARHFRDKLAMRIKAKDAGIPVPPFTALFHDEEINAFAETIPAPWIIKPRAEASATGMKKVHNAPELWETIHGLGDKRHHYLVEQFKPGAVYHSDAISAEGKVVFCRISQYLDTPFEVAHGGGIFRSVTVEFGSKDDKALQKLTADVMKAFGMQYSASHTEFIRSVDDGKFYFLETASRVGGANLAEMVEASSGLNLWYEWAKLETSMANGTSYHLPKVRKDYSGILISLTKDQHPDQTPFDAPEITWRLQKDHHVGMILQSGDRNRIIQLLDNYAKTVFRDYHASAPVPDRPMD